AAGGGCGTGGGCATTGTGAAGTTGGCGTTTTCCAGCAAGTGGGCGCGTTCATTGTTGCTGCGACATGGTTTCCTTGATCCGGCCCGGTTCGTTGCGCCCGAACGTTTGCCGGGACATGTTCTGTTTAATCTGCCAGGGGTAGTGGATCTCGACACGCTGCCGCCGTTTTCCGAGCGATGGCTGACGCGCGGCGACTCCGAACAAGACTTGACCGATGTCCCCGCGGGCTCGCGGATTCTTTCTGGAGCGCAAGGTTAGCGACGTAACTTTTCACGGGCCCATGCGGCCAGTTCGATCCCGCCTGCAAGTCGAAATTCAAAGCGTTCAGGTGTTTCGTCGCGCAGATATGTGCGTTGAAGATGCATCGGCGGATTGTGGTGCATTCGGTTCAGGCCATGGAGGCTGGTGCAGTTGTATGCATACCCAGCAGTCGTAAGGAGGTCATTCGAGCAGGCGGCGATGTCTTCGGCAAGACCCTTGGGACAGCAGAATCCCTTGATCGGTGTTCCGAGAAAGTCGGAGAGAGATTTTGCCGACTCCGTAAGTTCGGTTCTGCGTTGCTCAGCCGGCAGAAGTGGGAACCACGGGTGGTGGACTGAGTGAGAACCAATTTCCCATCCGGCATCATGAACACGCCTTAATTCCTCCCACTTGAGCTGCACGCCGTCGCGATCGATTTCCTCCCAAGGCAGGTCGAGCGCGCGGCACAAAGACTCCAAGGTCGTTTCGAAGGTTTCAGGGTGCCCTGAATGGAGCTTTCGCGTGAATGCGTCGACAAAGAAGTTCTGGGTCGCCTTTTCTTCGACAAGGCCCGTAGCCTTGGCAATTTTTAGGCTGGGCCATTCACCGTTACGCCGCAGCA
The sequence above is drawn from the Chrysiogenia bacterium genome and encodes:
- a CDS encoding polysaccharide deacetylase family protein, producing the protein MDIESLRAHVECLADRFELVTCSELVCRIRHGVQNTKPVAAITFDDGYAEIAGPVLDLFCELGIPATLFAPTAYLDRGNLIWPMKLELICALLRRNGEWPSLKIAKATGLVEEKATQNFFVDAFTRKLHSGHPETFETTLESLCRALDLPWEEIDRDGVQLKWEELRRVHDAGWEIGSHSVHHPWFPLLPAEQRRTELTESAKSLSDFLGTPIKGFCCPKGLAEDIAACSNDLLTTAGYAYNCTSLHGLNRMHHNPPMHLQRTYLRDETPERFEFRLAGGIELAAWAREKLRR